One Platichthys flesus chromosome 14, fPlaFle2.1, whole genome shotgun sequence genomic region harbors:
- the nedd8l gene encoding NEDD8 ubiquitin like modifier, like, whose protein sequence is MLIKVKTLTGKEIEIDIEPTDKVERIKERVEEKEGIPPQQQRLIYSGKQMNDEKTAADYKIQGGSVLHLVLALRGGSVVHSLGCIHPSSSS, encoded by the exons ATGCTGATCAAAGTAAAG acCCTCACTGGAAAAGAAATAGAGATCGACATTGAGCCCACGGACAAG GTGGAGAGGATTAAAGAAAGGGTAGAGGAGAAGGAAGGGATCCCCCCGCAGCAACAGAGACTCATCTACAGTGGAAAACAGAT GAACGATGAGAAGACGGCGGCGGACTACAAGATCCAGGGCGGCTCAGTGCTCCATCTCGTGCTCGCGCTAAGAGGAGGGTCGGTGGTCCACAGTCTCGGCTGCATACACCCGTCCTCCTCGTCATGA
- the LOC133968715 gene encoding uncharacterized protein LOC133968715 has translation MVTHLSLGVIIVAVFAATVADADVKVVCEKGSVKIKWRISAELVPNAARLFLGSCMPTQLSVLPTGEGEAHFNYKFADCKFKKLMKGKRLIYKNELTYRPQAKMNPPSLIHPIECVYKRPESWIPPFLKPGSGVSEGRGELVVHMGLLNAQLTGLAKTNVIPLGSFMPIWAAVEQKSHRPLLLLMEECVAATTPELHPDIPVYPIIANKGCLLESARGHAVFLPRYHSSALILYLQSFKLGLGEEVYIHCKLVVWDPADLDETKKTCHYVKDSESWELLDDPLQSSLCSCCDSTCKSRSKRGVEWESHSQSHNSVLGPLVIVEQNPSSEDLGVKD, from the exons ATGGTGACTCATCTCAGCCTAGGTGTGATAATCGTGGCTGTTTTTGCAGCCACCGTCGCTGATGCAG ATGTCAAAGTAGTCTGTGAAAAGGGCTCAGTAAAAATCAAGTGGAGGATCAGTGCAGAGCTGGTGCCGAATGCCGCTCGTCTCTTCCTGGGGAGCTGCATGCCTACTCAGCTCAGTGTTCTGCCCACTGGGGAGGGGGAGGCTCACTTCAACTATAAGTTTGCAGACTGCAAGTTTAAGAAACTG atgAAAGGGAAACGcctcatttataaaaatgaactGACTTACAGGCCACAGGCGAAGATGAATCCTCCGTCCTTGATACATCCCATCGAATGCGTTTATAAAAG ACCTGAGTCGTGGATTCCCCCATTCCTGAAGCCTGGCTCAGGTGTTTCTGAAGGTCGAGGCGAGCTGGTCGTCCACATGGGGCTCCTCAATG CGCAATTAACAGGTTTAGCCAAGACAAACGTCATCCCTCTGGGCTCTTTCATGCCAATATGGGCAGCAGTGGAGCAGAAGTCCCATCGacctctgctgctgctaatgGAGGAGTGTGTGGCAGCCACTACACCAGAGTTGCACCCCGACATCCCGGTTTACCCAATCATTGCCAACAAGGG GTGTCTCTTGGAGAGCGCGAGGGGACACGCTGTGTTCCTCCCTCGATACCACTCGTCTGCTCTCATCCTCTACCTGCAATCCTTCAAGTTGGGTctaggagaggag GTCTACATCCACTGTAAACTGGTTGTATGGGACCCTGCAGATCTGGATGAGACCAAGAAGACCTGTCATTATGTTAAAGATAGTGAAAG CTGGGAGCTGCTCGATGACCCGCTTCAGAGCTCCCTCTGTAGCTGCTGCGATTCAACCTGCAAGTCCCGTTCCAAAAGAGGAGTTGAATGGG AATCACACAGCCAGAGTCACAATTCAGTGTTGGGACCCCTGGTCATCGTGGAGCAAAACCCTTCGTCAGAAGACTTGGGTGTAAAGGATTAA